A section of the Hirschia baltica ATCC 49814 genome encodes:
- the purU gene encoding formyltetrahydrofolate deformylase — MNSIPDNDSFILRLSCKDSIGLVSEVARFLSDRRLFITESANFGDPATGLFFYRVKFIPESNAFSRSNFSSEFEPVAKKWGMDWELRDAKVKPNVVILVSKGDHCLNDLLYRHRTGALNINISAIISNHLTCGWLAERHDVPYYHVPVNKDNKPQAEERMLDVIEDVKADLVVLARYMQVLSDDMCRKLEGRCINIHHSFLPSFKGAKPYHQAFDRGVKLVGATAHYVTPDLDEGPIISQAVEPADHRLTAEDMAALGRDTEARVLARAVKLHTEGRIFSNQNKTVVFG, encoded by the coding sequence ATGAATTCTATTCCTGACAATGACAGCTTCATTCTTCGCCTATCATGTAAGGATTCAATCGGGCTTGTGTCTGAAGTGGCGCGTTTTTTATCAGATCGACGGTTGTTTATCACCGAAAGTGCAAACTTTGGAGATCCAGCGACTGGCCTGTTTTTCTATCGTGTCAAATTCATTCCTGAAAGCAACGCGTTTTCTCGGTCAAATTTCAGTTCGGAATTCGAACCTGTTGCCAAAAAATGGGGTATGGATTGGGAATTGAGAGATGCGAAAGTTAAACCCAATGTGGTGATATTGGTCTCCAAGGGGGATCATTGTTTGAACGACTTATTGTATCGACACCGCACTGGTGCTCTCAATATCAATATTTCAGCGATTATATCCAATCACCTGACATGTGGTTGGTTAGCGGAAAGGCATGATGTGCCTTATTACCATGTACCGGTGAACAAGGATAACAAGCCGCAAGCTGAAGAGCGTATGCTGGATGTGATTGAGGATGTGAAGGCAGACCTCGTTGTATTGGCGAGGTATATGCAGGTCTTATCAGATGATATGTGCCGTAAACTAGAGGGAAGATGTATCAATATACATCACTCCTTCTTGCCATCGTTTAAGGGAGCAAAACCTTATCATCAGGCCTTTGATCGCGGTGTAAAGCTGGTGGGAGCGACAGCGCATTATGTGACGCCGGATTTGGATGAAGGTCCGATTATCTCTCAGGCGGTTGAACCTGCTGACCATCGGCTAACAGCTGAAGATATGGCTGCATTAGGCCGTGATACAGAAGCGCGCGTGCTTGCGCGTGCTGTTAAACTCCACACTGAGGGGCGTATTTTTAGCAATCAAAACAAGACGGTCGTTTTCGGCTAG
- a CDS encoding TCR/Tet family MFS transporter, with translation MSKKHGKNAFFFVLIVVLMDMIGFGLVMPVMPQLISELTGLENVEAVAWAGPIIAVYALMNFIFGPLLGGISDRFGRRPVILISVAMLGVNFLISGLASSIWMLFIGRVLSGISGATFSTANAYIADVTEPENRGKAFGMIGAMFGLGFIIGPALGGILGDIHMRAPFFAAAALSFISFLYGLFVLPESLDPENRRSFDLARANPFGAFKHFVKLPHIAWLLLAVGLFSLAHNVYPAIWSFHGEIRYNWTAKEIGISLSIMGLTAAIVQGGLIGIVIKRFGSANTVWLGLSVSILCYIGFAFAGLPWIVYMIIPFSALGGLTMPALNAITSSQTAKNAQGELQGAQSSLQALAQIIAPIMMTQVLSSFSAEDAPIQFIGAPFILAAVLALCAAPFIWIGLKHTDAKKIDDAKAVLATPLDQETQQIP, from the coding sequence ATGTCTAAAAAACACGGTAAAAATGCGTTTTTCTTTGTCTTGATTGTCGTGTTAATGGACATGATCGGCTTTGGACTTGTGATGCCGGTTATGCCGCAACTTATTTCCGAACTCACTGGTTTAGAAAACGTAGAAGCTGTTGCTTGGGCCGGACCAATCATCGCTGTCTACGCACTTATGAATTTCATATTTGGACCATTGCTAGGCGGCATATCAGATCGCTTTGGTCGTCGGCCTGTCATCCTGATTTCTGTTGCTATGCTGGGCGTGAATTTTCTAATTAGCGGATTAGCTTCGTCCATCTGGATGCTATTTATCGGGCGCGTCTTATCTGGAATATCTGGAGCGACCTTTTCAACAGCCAATGCTTATATTGCCGACGTAACAGAGCCAGAAAATCGCGGCAAAGCATTTGGAATGATTGGGGCAATGTTTGGTCTTGGCTTCATCATCGGGCCTGCATTGGGCGGTATTTTGGGGGACATACACATGCGTGCCCCTTTCTTTGCTGCAGCAGCGCTTTCTTTCATCTCATTTTTATATGGTTTGTTTGTGCTACCGGAATCTTTAGATCCCGAAAACAGACGCTCGTTTGATCTAGCCCGGGCCAATCCTTTTGGTGCATTCAAACACTTTGTGAAACTCCCCCATATCGCGTGGCTATTGCTAGCTGTCGGCTTGTTTTCTCTGGCACATAATGTCTACCCAGCTATTTGGTCATTCCACGGCGAAATCCGATATAATTGGACAGCCAAAGAAATTGGGATTTCACTCAGTATAATGGGATTAACTGCCGCTATCGTACAAGGCGGTTTGATAGGTATAGTTATCAAACGCTTTGGCTCGGCAAACACAGTGTGGCTAGGCCTCAGCGTCTCAATCCTTTGTTATATTGGATTTGCTTTCGCCGGATTGCCTTGGATCGTCTATATGATCATCCCGTTTTCTGCGTTGGGTGGTTTAACCATGCCAGCCTTAAATGCAATCACTTCTTCACAAACAGCCAAAAACGCACAAGGCGAACTTCAAGGGGCACAAAGTAGTCTACAAGCCCTTGCTCAGATTATCGCCCCTATCATGATGACTCAGGTGTTATCTAGCTTTTCAGCAGAAGATGCGCCCATACAATTCATAGGTGCGCCTTTCATATTGGCAGCAGTACTCGCTTTATGTGCCGCACCCTTTATCTGGATCGGTTTAAAACATACCGATGCCAAGAAAATAGATGATGCCAAAGCAGTTCTCGCCACGCCACTTGACCAAGAAACACAGCAAATTCCATAA
- a CDS encoding tetratricopeptide repeat-containing sulfotransferase family protein translates to METETLLPAKLKEIQEALENNNRNKAARLLTEQAKDLPEETVHRLGLAQLAATIGETATTRFYATHAVAGDSSSNTALKAATLLADVGDYPNAIKMAHRVVKTAKDFAPGWNILGTLQAQQGQFAEAEESLKKAIFIQPKSAIHWLELATIHNFTPDDPIVKDLLKLQSTIGSTSQTNQGIYLYALSKMMRDLGETEQAWHALNVGANLMNKAAPYDKENNRKNVDDILASIRQNTFAQLKPSPDTSNRAIFVFGNLRSGGTLIQRMLVGHPDVAGGDSTGLFSLAAATLKGVSSEELLQLQSKYENPWRDMAAAYYHMIKSRFGAEGRIVDRTLAQARLAPIIHHAMPKAPLIWIRRNIEDTAYSQFKTCFANGGRWSFNQENLGEHLAQEEKLFEAIAPSLGDALLIVNYEDLVANPEAERARIYAHCGLDASAEIQPTHAVPNNPIVSSSIVGISKPIYTDAIGKGAANAQYMSAFKTAYAAAKA, encoded by the coding sequence ATGGAAACCGAGACTTTATTGCCTGCCAAATTGAAAGAAATTCAAGAGGCGCTTGAGAACAATAATCGCAACAAAGCAGCCCGCCTTCTCACGGAGCAAGCCAAAGATCTACCAGAGGAAACTGTTCACCGCCTTGGTCTTGCACAATTAGCTGCAACCATAGGTGAAACAGCGACAACTCGCTTTTATGCAACCCATGCAGTTGCAGGTGATTCAAGCTCCAATACTGCGCTTAAAGCTGCGACACTTCTTGCTGATGTTGGAGACTATCCAAACGCAATAAAAATGGCGCACCGTGTCGTAAAAACAGCAAAGGACTTTGCACCCGGCTGGAACATTTTGGGCACATTGCAAGCTCAGCAGGGACAATTTGCTGAAGCGGAAGAAAGCCTTAAAAAAGCGATTTTCATTCAGCCTAAATCGGCCATTCACTGGCTAGAATTAGCGACAATACACAACTTCACGCCCGATGATCCTATCGTAAAAGATCTACTAAAACTTCAAAGCACGATAGGTTCAACCTCACAAACGAACCAAGGTATCTATCTTTACGCACTCTCCAAAATGATGCGTGATTTAGGCGAAACAGAACAAGCATGGCATGCATTGAATGTTGGTGCGAATTTGATGAACAAAGCGGCACCATATGACAAAGAGAATAACCGTAAAAATGTAGACGACATCCTCGCCTCCATTCGTCAAAACACCTTCGCGCAATTGAAACCAAGTCCCGACACATCCAATCGTGCAATTTTCGTATTTGGAAATCTACGTTCAGGCGGAACCCTTATCCAGCGTATGCTCGTGGGACATCCAGATGTCGCTGGCGGTGATTCCACCGGATTATTCTCATTGGCCGCCGCGACACTTAAAGGCGTATCATCCGAAGAATTGCTTCAACTTCAGTCAAAATACGAAAACCCCTGGCGCGATATGGCGGCAGCATATTACCACATGATCAAATCACGCTTTGGTGCTGAAGGCCGTATTGTCGACCGCACATTGGCGCAAGCACGTCTTGCCCCAATCATTCACCACGCAATGCCAAAAGCACCTCTCATCTGGATCCGCCGCAACATTGAAGACACTGCGTATTCACAATTCAAAACATGTTTTGCCAATGGTGGTAGATGGTCCTTTAATCAAGAAAACCTTGGTGAACACCTCGCACAAGAAGAAAAGCTCTTCGAAGCAATTGCACCTTCCCTTGGCGATGCACTCCTCATTGTCAATTATGAAGATTTGGTCGCAAATCCAGAAGCAGAACGTGCACGCATTTACGCACATTGCGGATTAGACGCTTCAGCTGAAATTCAACCCACACATGCTGTGCCAAACAATCCAATTGTCAGCTCCAGTATTGTTGGGATTAGCAAACCAATCTACACCGATGCCATTGGAAAAGGCGCTGCCAACGCGCAATACATGTCGGCATTTAAAACTGCATATGCAGCAGCCAAAGCCTAG
- a CDS encoding DUF952 domain-containing protein: MIVGQNVIMENRLLFKILDATAWQAAIAGELVQAPVDIADGYVHFSTAFQVQETLDKWFQGEEEAVLIAFDANAFGDQLKWEVSRGNDKFPHVYGEVRANQAIKVWYMDIGPSGAPQAPDDALKFELPE; encoded by the coding sequence GTGATTGTTGGTCAAAACGTCATTATGGAAAATCGATTACTTTTTAAAATATTGGATGCGACGGCTTGGCAAGCAGCTATTGCTGGTGAGCTAGTACAAGCGCCCGTGGACATAGCTGATGGCTATGTGCATTTTTCAACAGCTTTTCAGGTGCAAGAGACGCTAGATAAGTGGTTTCAAGGCGAGGAAGAAGCCGTTTTGATTGCCTTTGATGCTAATGCTTTTGGTGATCAATTGAAATGGGAAGTGTCTCGTGGAAATGACAAATTCCCGCATGTCTATGGTGAAGTGAGAGCAAATCAGGCGATAAAGGTCTGGTATATGGACATTGGGCCATCTGGTGCGCCGCAGGCCCCAGATGATGCTCTCAAATTTGAGTTGCCTGAATGA
- a CDS encoding quinone-dependent dihydroorotate dehydrogenase, protein MTIIDVLGLALIQQLPPETAHRATIAAMKFGLAGKAKPLSKKQSERLKVHLPISGLDLPNPLGIAAGFDKNADAFVPSLALGCGFVECGTVTPQLQDGNPKPRLFRLKEDGGVINRMGFNNSGLDSFVHRLKNGAANQGVVGANVGANKTSEGEKRVGDYVDGIKAVWQYCAYITLNISSPNTPGLRGLQNKSDLSALLTAASETILEMEDRHKTKRPVFLKIAPDIDEEAIRDIVDTVLLAKGMTGLIVSNTTIERPSFLQSENAKQTGGLSGKPLFEKSTQVLKQVARIADGQLDIIGAGGIHDAKSAYLKIRAGAHCFQLYSALVYEGAALIPEILNGLDQLLEADGFSQLSEAVGADL, encoded by the coding sequence ATGACAATAATTGATGTGTTGGGCCTCGCGCTTATTCAGCAATTGCCGCCAGAAACAGCGCATCGAGCAACGATAGCGGCGATGAAGTTTGGATTGGCTGGCAAAGCAAAGCCGCTGTCAAAAAAGCAATCTGAGCGTCTAAAAGTTCATTTGCCAATTTCAGGATTGGATTTGCCAAATCCGTTGGGCATAGCCGCAGGGTTTGATAAAAACGCAGATGCTTTTGTACCCAGCCTCGCGCTAGGCTGTGGCTTTGTTGAATGTGGAACGGTGACGCCGCAGCTACAAGACGGAAACCCAAAACCGCGTCTCTTCAGATTGAAAGAAGATGGCGGTGTTATCAATCGCATGGGGTTTAATAATTCTGGATTGGACAGCTTTGTTCACCGTTTGAAAAATGGTGCGGCCAATCAGGGTGTTGTCGGTGCGAATGTGGGTGCCAATAAAACGTCTGAAGGTGAAAAACGGGTTGGTGATTATGTCGATGGGATTAAGGCTGTTTGGCAATATTGTGCTTATATAACCCTCAATATTTCATCCCCCAACACACCAGGACTGAGAGGGCTTCAAAATAAATCCGATCTGAGCGCATTACTGACGGCTGCGTCTGAAACCATTCTTGAAATGGAAGATCGGCATAAAACCAAACGCCCCGTATTCTTAAAAATAGCGCCTGATATTGATGAAGAAGCGATAAGGGATATTGTTGACACTGTTCTTCTCGCTAAGGGAATGACAGGGCTGATCGTATCCAATACGACCATTGAGCGTCCTAGCTTTTTGCAAAGTGAAAATGCAAAGCAAACAGGCGGATTATCTGGAAAGCCTTTGTTTGAGAAATCGACACAGGTTTTAAAACAAGTCGCACGGATAGCCGATGGGCAATTGGATATTATTGGAGCAGGAGGCATTCATGATGCTAAATCTGCATATCTCAAAATACGCGCAGGTGCCCATTGTTTTCAATTGTATTCGGCACTTGTTTATGAAGGCGCAGCGCTCATTCCCGAAATTCTAAATGGTTTAGATCAATTGCTGGAAGCAGATGGCTTTAGTCAGCTAAGTGAAGCTGTAGGTGCAGACCTGTAA
- a CDS encoding DUF4112 domain-containing protein, with product MSSNTENNADLNETLQKPDSSNQDKIDKVSDVEALARLLDSRFTIPGFNMKFGIDSLIGLIPGIGDVLTAILGLYIIVRAMHLGASFLLIVRMLINLLVDMILGAFPFLGDIFDLAFRSNSMNINMLVRHLEKKGEKTDAIHNA from the coding sequence ATGTCGAGCAATACAGAAAATAATGCTGATTTGAACGAAACACTTCAAAAGCCAGATTCATCCAATCAAGATAAAATAGACAAGGTTTCCGATGTCGAGGCACTCGCTAGACTGTTGGATTCTCGTTTTACCATTCCCGGCTTCAATATGAAATTCGGGATAGACAGCTTAATCGGATTAATTCCCGGAATTGGCGATGTCCTAACTGCGATATTGGGACTTTATATCATTGTCAGGGCTATGCATCTTGGAGCCTCTTTCCTTCTCATCGTTCGCATGTTGATCAATTTGCTTGTCGACATGATTTTGGGGGCTTTCCCATTCCTAGGTGATATATTCGACCTCGCCTTCAGGTCTAACTCCATGAACATCAATATGCTTGTTAGACATCTGGAGAAAAAGGGAGAAAAAACGGACGCAATACACAATGCCTAG
- a CDS encoding MATE family efflux transporter — MHSLPILTRKDVLSQAWPILLSQASIPLVGLVDTAIIGRTGDATELAGVALGASVIGFIFWSFGFLRMGVTGLTAQAIGADNTNEVQSILVRSVLIGCIIGAVLTILQLLFISTAFQILQAGPDVETAATGYASARFWGAPAILASYAINGWLLGLGKSKWALALQIITNSANILLDLYFVIELDMGAEGVGWGTAIAEWCALISGLIICAVLISKNGGLKPHILQLTSLLNKDRLKHMFAVNGNIMIRTMALLALLTWFANSGARQGEIQLAANHVLMQMLTVSAFVLDAFAVTAEARVGAAFGAKSKQHFWNAVKLTTEFAFSGALLAAIAIYFGGNTFIDIVVKNQEIVQTAKLFLPMAAAAPVLGVVAWQLDGIFIGTTNTAAMRSSTVMTLIIYIALDLALHPMGNWGVWIAFNASYVLRAITLGAFLPQLIHRIDANK, encoded by the coding sequence ATGCACAGTTTGCCAATTTTGACTCGCAAAGATGTCCTGTCCCAAGCTTGGCCTATTTTGCTTTCTCAAGCTTCCATACCTTTGGTTGGACTAGTTGATACGGCCATTATTGGGCGCACAGGAGACGCGACAGAGCTTGCTGGCGTCGCCTTGGGCGCTTCAGTGATCGGCTTCATATTTTGGAGTTTCGGTTTCCTTCGTATGGGCGTCACCGGCCTAACCGCGCAGGCTATAGGCGCAGATAACACAAACGAAGTTCAGTCAATTCTTGTGCGGTCGGTTTTAATTGGATGTATTATCGGTGCCGTCCTCACCATTTTGCAATTACTATTTATTTCAACGGCATTCCAAATTCTGCAAGCCGGCCCAGACGTTGAAACCGCTGCCACAGGCTATGCCTCTGCTCGATTTTGGGGAGCCCCTGCTATCCTTGCAAGTTACGCAATCAATGGTTGGCTCCTTGGCCTTGGAAAAAGCAAATGGGCGTTAGCGCTTCAAATCATCACCAATTCCGCAAACATATTATTGGATCTTTATTTCGTCATTGAATTAGACATGGGAGCCGAAGGCGTTGGCTGGGGAACAGCTATAGCAGAATGGTGTGCCCTTATCTCTGGTTTAATCATTTGTGCAGTCCTCATCTCCAAAAATGGTGGGCTAAAACCACATATTCTCCAGCTCACTTCTCTTTTGAACAAAGACCGCCTCAAGCATATGTTTGCCGTGAATGGCAATATTATGATCCGAACAATGGCGCTTTTGGCGCTTTTGACATGGTTTGCAAATTCAGGCGCACGCCAAGGTGAAATACAGCTTGCCGCCAATCACGTACTCATGCAGATGCTGACGGTTTCCGCATTTGTCCTAGATGCTTTTGCGGTAACAGCTGAAGCGCGCGTCGGTGCAGCTTTTGGCGCAAAATCAAAACAACACTTCTGGAATGCCGTCAAACTCACAACTGAATTTGCATTTAGCGGGGCATTGTTAGCAGCAATCGCTATCTATTTTGGCGGCAATACTTTTATTGATATCGTCGTTAAAAATCAGGAAATTGTACAAACTGCAAAATTGTTTTTGCCTATGGCGGCCGCTGCACCTGTGCTGGGTGTTGTTGCTTGGCAATTGGACGGGATTTTCATTGGAACAACCAACACCGCCGCAATGCGCTCAAGCACAGTGATGACATTAATCATATATATTGCATTGGATTTGGCGCTACACCCAATGGGCAATTGGGGTGTATGGATAGCCTTCAATGCCTCTTATGTTTTACGGGCAATAACACTTGGTGCCTTCCTACCTCAGTTAATTCATCGTATTGACGCAAATAAATAA
- a CDS encoding MlaC/ttg2D family ABC transporter substrate-binding protein produces the protein MKKLLLSTAILLSVPVAAAQVSSPYLVKTGVTNSVKEDVSKLDARGLVDLAGQSAIEFLNDGSISQQEAEALLVFLDIDRVARFTLGRYGRSLTDEEFGRFKVAFEKYAAQQFRSHLSGFEGADIKIIETVKRKPNDAVVKTEVKTADGDIQKVNWRVLKRQDQWNVVDVEALGFWFAIEQRAQFSSTLDQSNGDIEVLIETLKNKK, from the coding sequence ATGAAGAAACTTTTGTTATCAACAGCAATCTTGTTGTCAGTCCCTGTGGCTGCAGCGCAAGTGTCATCGCCCTACCTTGTCAAAACAGGTGTGACGAATTCTGTTAAAGAAGATGTTTCAAAATTGGATGCTAGAGGTCTCGTTGACCTAGCAGGACAGTCCGCGATTGAATTTTTAAATGATGGTTCGATTAGCCAACAAGAAGCAGAGGCGCTTTTAGTCTTTCTTGATATTGATCGTGTGGCGCGCTTCACACTTGGGCGTTACGGTCGCAGTCTGACTGATGAAGAATTTGGACGTTTTAAAGTAGCGTTTGAAAAATATGCTGCACAGCAATTTAGGTCGCACCTGTCTGGGTTTGAAGGTGCCGATATAAAAATTATCGAAACCGTAAAGCGCAAGCCAAATGATGCTGTTGTGAAAACAGAAGTCAAAACGGCGGATGGAGACATTCAGAAGGTGAATTGGCGTGTTCTGAAACGTCAAGATCAATGGAATGTTGTCGATGTTGAAGCTTTAGGTTTTTGGTTTGCCATTGAGCAGCGTGCTCAGTTTTCTTCGACGCTAGATCAATCGAATGGTGACATTGAAGTGTTGATCGAAACGCTCAAGAATAAAAAATAA
- a CDS encoding histone deacetylase family protein yields the protein MLPIVHHPLYDASSVSDKHRFPMRKYSLLPLKLMEAGLAYPNSFHLPELASAEELSAAHSVQYVAAVLSGNLDRAAQKKLGFEWSIDVSNRARASAAGSLLAGKLALKHGAAANTAGGSHHAGYDYGAGFCVFNDVAVAVLNMLNAKLVERVLIVDLDVHHGDGSARIFANDQRVFTFSMHCEDNWPREKPPSDLDVGLAKGLEDEAYLAALKWSLCEALERSSPQIVFYNAGVDPHIEDRLGLLNLSDAGLQARDKWVANTCRDLGVPVVGVLGGGYSQSAEDVARRHVFMFEALNDIL from the coding sequence ATGCTTCCTATTGTTCATCATCCTTTATATGACGCATCTTCGGTATCTGATAAGCATCGTTTTCCTATGCGAAAATATTCGCTTTTGCCGCTAAAGCTTATGGAAGCAGGTCTTGCATATCCAAATAGTTTTCACCTACCTGAATTGGCTTCGGCAGAGGAGTTAAGTGCTGCTCATAGCGTTCAATATGTGGCTGCTGTTCTTTCTGGGAATTTAGATAGAGCCGCTCAAAAGAAACTCGGATTTGAGTGGTCAATTGATGTTTCCAATCGTGCAAGGGCATCTGCTGCGGGCAGTTTGCTGGCTGGAAAACTTGCATTGAAACACGGTGCTGCGGCTAATACTGCGGGAGGATCGCATCATGCTGGCTATGATTATGGAGCAGGTTTTTGTGTGTTTAATGATGTCGCCGTTGCGGTTTTAAACATGCTCAACGCTAAATTGGTAGAGCGTGTTTTAATCGTTGATCTTGATGTCCATCATGGAGATGGAAGCGCGCGCATATTTGCCAATGATCAACGCGTTTTCACTTTTTCCATGCATTGCGAAGACAATTGGCCACGTGAAAAACCGCCGTCTGATTTGGACGTTGGATTGGCCAAGGGGCTAGAAGACGAGGCTTATTTGGCAGCATTGAAATGGTCTCTTTGTGAAGCGCTGGAGCGATCATCACCGCAGATTGTCTTTTATAATGCGGGTGTAGATCCTCATATTGAAGATAGGCTTGGATTGTTAAACCTGTCTGATGCTGGATTGCAGGCGCGTGATAAATGGGTTGCCAACACTTGCCGAGACTTGGGCGTGCCGGTGGTTGGTGTGCTGGGTGGTGGATATAGTCAAAGCGCCGAAGATGTGGCGCGCCGCCATGTTTTTATGTTTGAAGCTTTAAATGATATTCTCTAA
- a CDS encoding UrcA family protein: MKNLESNLSIAVLAIAALSIGGIVAPAASAQEPVQFEFSYSAEELQTEAGKHNVMERIEAGAKRACSMSSQRLTLLNQRLQNECVTIAMDDAVKSIQASQQLAQRQAIKSSS; the protein is encoded by the coding sequence ATGAAAAACCTAGAAAGCAATTTATCAATCGCCGTTTTAGCTATCGCAGCTCTATCTATTGGCGGAATTGTCGCCCCCGCAGCTTCTGCCCAAGAACCTGTTCAATTTGAATTCAGCTATTCCGCTGAAGAACTGCAAACTGAAGCTGGGAAACACAATGTAATGGAACGTATTGAAGCTGGCGCCAAAAGAGCTTGCTCAATGTCATCACAACGCCTGACTTTGCTTAACCAACGTCTTCAAAACGAATGTGTGACAATCGCTATGGATGATGCCGTAAAATCCATTCAAGCATCGCAACAATTAGCACAACGCCAAGCGATTAAATCGTCAAGTTAA